TCTGTCCCAAGTGTGTGCCATGCTTCAGCTCCACTTCTGTGGGCCTAATGTCAtccaccacttcttctgtgacatgcCCCAACTGTTAATTCTTTCCTGCACTGACACATTCTTCTTACAACTTTTAACTATTGTATTAACTATGATCTTTGGGATAGTAAATGCCCTAGTTATCATGATATCCTATGTCTATATTGTCATCTCCATCATGAAGATCACTTCAGCTAAAGGCAGGTCCAAGGCTTTCaacacctgtgcttctcacttgACAGCAGTTAGTCTCTTTTACACCGCAAGTATCTTTGTTTATTTAAGTTCTAGCACTGGAAGTTCTTCCAGCTTTGACAGATTTGCATCAGTCTTCTACACTATGGTGATTCCTATGGTGAACCCTTTGgtatacagtctgaggaacaaagaaatcaaagaaacttTGAAGAGGTTGCAAAAGAGGAGAAGGTATTGCTGAGGTCACAAATTCTGCGATATCTGGCATAGCTGTTGTGTTGGAATCCTCATACACTGTAATATCCTACACAATAAGATTCAAATGGAATGTAACAAAAATCACACTGCCTTTtgattaaaaagtttttatttgatAAAGATAATATGCCAAAATGTACTAACAGCTGAATCAAACCACAAAAACACAA
This portion of the Sus scrofa isolate TJ Tabasco breed Duroc unplaced genomic scaffold, Sscrofa11.1 Contig145, whole genome shotgun sequence genome encodes:
- the LOC100523771 gene encoding olfactory receptor 5AN1-like is translated as MIRGGNTTEITSFISVGFSDFPRIIAMLFVVFLLIYMTTLTWNMCLIILIRIYAHLHTPMYFFLSNLSFIDICYVSATASKMLYNFFQNQKIITYVGCLVQSLVFLTMGLSESCLMTVMAYDLYAAICNPLLYSSIMSPTLYGQMVLGSYMAGLSGSLSQVCAMLQLHFCGPNVIHHFFCDMPQLLILSCTDTFFLQLLTIVLTMIFGIVNALVIMISYVYIVISIMKITSAKGRSKAFNTCASHLTAVSLFYTASIFVYLSSSTGSSSSFDRFASVFYTMVIPMVNPLVYSLRNKEIKETLKRLQKRRRYC